GAGCCAGGATCAAACCCTCCATCTCTATCTCGGGCTAATCCTGATTTCTTACTTCTCAAAGGACTGCTATCCACATTTCAATGACCCGTTTTTACACCCAATTATTTGCGGCACGGTATTTAATTTACCACGTTTGTTTTTTTTAGTCAAGTTACAGATAGGTTAATTTTATTTCAGCGTTGTTACAACCACGACTTATGCATCCCAGTCTGCAACCTTTACTCCGTCTTCTTTTTCAAGACCTTTTCTATTGCACAGCGATTATTATTTTACAGTATAATTGTAACATCCAAATACACAACCGGTAAACAACATGAATACTAAAAGAAACAACAAAGTAAACAACACCACTTCCTCAGGGGTCTTGCAACGTCTCATGAAAATCTTAAAAATTAAAGAAATGATATTTGCAAACAAATGCTTTATTTTGTACAAGGAAAGGGTGACAAAAATAGTTCAAAACACATAACTGGAAAAAATAAAAATCAAACAACATGGTTCACTTTGAGTACTGGAACCATGTTGTAAAAAATTATACTAAAACTTATATTTTAACTCTTCCTTCAAGGCGTATATCCCTGTAAGATACACCAATTCTTATTACATACTCACCTTTTTCAACAACCCATCCCACATTACAAAAACTCGCCAAATTATTTATTGGTATTAAGATGTTGACATGCTCTAATTCACCAGGTTGTAGTAGCTTTGTTTTGTGAAATCCTTTTAATTCTTGAAATGGTTTATCAATCTTTCCTTTTGGTGCTTTTACGTATATTTGTGCTATTTCCTTCCCGGATATTTTTCCCACATTTTTTACATCAAATTCGACTTTTATTTTCTCTTTATCTTTTTCTAAATTAAGATTTGAATATTCAAAAGTTTTATATGAAAGTCCATATCCAAACTCTAATAGTGGTTCCACACCAAAAGTGTCGTAATATCTATATTCCACGTAAATATCTTCCTAAAGGTGCAAAGATTTTATTTTCCCCAATCTTCTAACCTATCTAATTTATTTAACACTAGCCTTTTAAGATCCTTTGTCACTGCGTTACCGATGACATCCCTTTTGCTCACCTACTTCTTTTGGCTGACTTTCTTCTCGCGTTCAAAATGACAAACATACTCATCTCTTTATCTTGTTTCATGTTATAATAACAACATGAAAGAACTTATATGGGTTTTGATAGCCGGTGTAATTTCTGGATTTATTTCTCCATTTTTGGCAAAAACGCTTGTTAATGTTATTGAGTTAATAAATATCCTATGGGGAAATTACATTGTTTTTGCACCAGTTATAGCATTCTGGATAGTTGGTCTTTTGGAAAAACACTCTAAACTTATTCTTGGAACCGGTGTGAATTCTTACAAAAACAAAAAAATACATATTACTCTAAAAGATTTAATCTTAAAATACATCTCAACAATGATTACATTAGGATTTGGAGGAAGTGGTGGTTTAGTTTCCCCGATATTATTTATTGGAAAAGGTTTATCGGAAATTTTCTCAAAGAAGTTTGGCAGAATATTTACTATATCGTTTGCCTCGGGCATGTTAACATACTATCTTGGAACTCCTCTTTCTGCAGCATTCCTATCTGTAGAATACTTTGAAAAAGATACTGTTAGCTACGAAGATTTAATGCCTGCTTTACTATCTTCCATGATAAGTATTTTTCATGTAAGAATACTTGGATTTACACCGATATTCATAGAAAAGTTTTCAAAATTAAATATTGAAAATGTAACAACAATTGATATAATCTTTTCAATAATTTTTGCTATGCTTTTTGGTGGCATAGGTATGCTTGCATATATTCTTAAATTTTATTTTAGAAACTATATAAACCGTTTAGATTCCGTTAAAAAAACTCTTACTTCTGGTTTATTGGTTAGTTTAACAGGTATAATTTTTGGAAGTACAATCCTTGGCTTAAAAGTCTTTTTTGGAGGTAAAAATGTTGAAAAACTTATAATAGGAAAAATACTTGCTACAGTATTTACTATAGAAAGTTTGGGAAGTTGTGGATATTTTACTCCGCTAACAATAGTTGGAATGAACTTAGGAATTGTAGTAGGAAATTTTGGCTTTAATAGCTCCATTTTTTCTATAGTTGGTTTATCTGCTCTTCTTTCTTCTATGTTAAATCTTCCAATAGCTGCTGTCATTTTCCCTTTAGAGCTCTTTGGATACAACGCCCTTATACCAGCTGCTATAGGTTCATCAGTATCATACCTACTCTTTAAGAAATTCAGACTGGAATAATTATAAAAAAATTACCCTTTTTCATAACACTACAAGATTTTATATTTACGTTCTTTTTTCTTACATAGATATGAAACATTAAACAACACCATATCTGCTACTAAAGTTGGATTAGCTGATCACTTATGTCTATCACTAATATGCCTTCATTACGCCATACTATATAAATATATTTTGCAGAAATTCGGATATTTGGTTTGAATCTGCCAAATAAACTTCAAAAATGCTAAACTAATGATTATAATAACTAAAACCTTAGTAATCTATGTTCTTTCAAAAATGGCTAATTTTTCTGTATAATTACACGTTGTCAAACAAAAAAATGACTTCTGTAAATATCCGAAGTCATGTGCTTTTTTTACATATAAATATATTTACCAGCTTGATATCTTTATTAAAAAAACTCCTCAACTTCCTGCCTTGTTGGTATAGAACTTTGTGCTCCTTTTTTTGTTACAGATACAGCCGCTGATAAAGATGCAAATTTAAGCGCATCTTTTATGTTTTTTCCTTCACATAAGGCTACTGCAAAAGCCCCATTAAATACATCACCTGCTGCAGTTGTATCAATAGCTTTCACCTTAAATGATTGTTGCTCAATTATTTGTGTTTCATCAAAATATTTAACCCCTTTATCTCCTAACTTAACTACAAGTTTTTTCAATCCTAATTTTTTTAATTTCTGATAACTATCCTCCAGTGAAATAAAATCACCAAAAAAATTGATACTTAGTAACTTAATTTCTTCTTCGTTTGGAGTCAAATAATCAACATACTTTAATATTTCCTTAGTTACACCTTCAACAGGTGCAGGATCAAAAATTATTATTTTCCCTTCTTTTTTTAGCAAACTTGCAACGTACAATGTTGTATCAAATGGTATTTCATTTTGAAGAAGCACTATATCAGCTTTTATTAAATTTTGTATATGATCATCCACTATATCTTTTGTTAAATATTTATTTGCTCCTTGATATATAATTATTCTATTTTCGCCTTCTTGCGTAACTTCAATAAAAGCAAGGCCATTATTTTCATCTACAACGGTATAACCTGAGATATTTAGTTCATCGTATCGTTTTTTTAAAAGCTCACCATATGAATCATTTCCCATACAAGTTAAAAAATACACCTTTTCATCTGACAATTTTGCAATTGTAACAGCTTGATTTGAACCTTTTCCACCTGGAAAAAATTCTAATTTTTTTGCTTTTTGGGTTTCACCAGGTCTTGTAAATCGCTCAGTAGATAATACTATATCCATATTAGAACTACCCACAACCGCTATCATCTTCTCATCTCCTTAGTAGATTCTCTTATTACAAGCTTTGGTAACAAAACTATACCTTTATTAGACACTTTTTTTTCTTCAATTATTTCCAATAATAGCTTTGCCGATTTTCTACCCATTTCATACATCGGTTGATAGACAGTGGTTAGTGGTGGTTTAAAGTGTTTTGAAAAAGGTATATCATCAAAACCTGTTACACTAACATCTTCAGGTACTTTATATCCCTTTTCCTCAAGAGCTTCTATAACACCGTAGGCAATTAAATCATTCCCACACAATATTACATCTGGTAACCCCTTCAACCTTTTAGCCTTTTTATACCCTGCGTCATAAGAAAATTCTGTAAAATAGTGTTTAAATTCCAACTTTTCAGTTCTTGCCCTTTCAGCAAATACCTCATACCTTATTTTTGCACTAAAGGTCTCTTTATTTCCGTTAATAAAAATAAAATTCCTGTGTCCAACATCTATCAAATAATCTAATAGCAAATTCATTCCTATTTTATTATCAACAATAACATAAGACGAATTAATCTCTTCAAAGATCCTATCCAAAAAAACCACTTTCAAACCTTTTCTTATTTTTTCTACTAACAGCGGATTGGAAGATCCGGTACCTGTAAAAAGTAACCCATCAATATGTTTGGAAATTAATATTTTTAAAAGTTCTGTTTCCTGTTTTCTATCTTGGTCGGAATTACACAAAATTAAATTATATCCCTTTTTCCTCAAATAATCTTCAGCTCCTCTAACAATGTTTGCAAAAAATGGATTTGTAATGTCAGGTAAAATAAACCCTATTGTACCTGTTCGTCCTTTTCTTAATCCCTTAGCTATACTGCTTGGATAATATCCCAACTCTTCTATTGCTTTTTTTACCCTCTTTTCCAATTCTTCTGAAACTGGTGCGGAATTATTTAAAACTCTAGAAACTGTAGAAATTGAAACTCCAGCTTTTTTAGCTACTTCTTTAATACCCGGCCTTTGCATGATCCCCTCCAATATATACTTAGGGGGGATGCCCCCCCTGAGTAATTATTCAGTTACAAGTTTTAATTCAACAGGTATATAAACAGTTTGTGTTTCTAAAAATTCAAAAGCCTTTTGAATAGCCAAT
The window above is part of the Thermosipho affectus genome. Proteins encoded here:
- a CDS encoding chloride channel protein — encoded protein: MFSKKFGRIFTISFASGMLTYYLGTPLSAAFLSVEYFEKDTVSYEDLMPALLSSMISIFHVRILGFTPIFIEKFSKLNIENVTTIDIIFSIIFAMLFGGIGMLAYILKFYFRNYINRLDSVKKTLTSGLLVSLTGIIFGSTILGLKVFFGGKNVEKLIIGKILATVFTIESLGSCGYFTPLTIVGMNLGIVVGNFGFNSSIFSIVGLSALLSSMLNLPIAAVIFPLELFGYNALIPAAIGSSVSYLLFKKFRLE
- the rbsK gene encoding ribokinase; the encoded protein is MIAVVGSSNMDIVLSTERFTRPGETQKAKKLEFFPGGKGSNQAVTIAKLSDEKVYFLTCMGNDSYGELLKKRYDELNISGYTVVDENNGLAFIEVTQEGENRIIIYQGANKYLTKDIVDDHIQNLIKADIVLLQNEIPFDTTLYVASLLKKEGKIIIFDPAPVEGVTKEILKYVDYLTPNEEEIKLLSINFFGDFISLEDSYQKLKKLGLKKLVVKLGDKGVKYFDETQIIEQQSFKVKAIDTTAAGDVFNGAFAVALCEGKNIKDALKFASLSAAVSVTKKGAQSSIPTRQEVEEFF
- a CDS encoding LacI family DNA-binding transcriptional regulator, which encodes MQRPGIKEVAKKAGVSISTVSRVLNNSAPVSEELEKRVKKAIEELGYYPSSIAKGLRKGRTGTIGFILPDITNPFFANIVRGAEDYLRKKGYNLILCNSDQDRKQETELLKILISKHIDGLLFTGTGSSNPLLVEKIRKGLKVVFLDRIFEEINSSYVIVDNKIGMNLLLDYLIDVGHRNFIFINGNKETFSAKIRYEVFAERARTEKLEFKHYFTEFSYDAGYKKAKRLKGLPDVILCGNDLIAYGVIEALEEKGYKVPEDVSVTGFDDIPFSKHFKPPLTTVYQPMYEMGRKSAKLLLEIIEEKKVSNKGIVLLPKLVIRESTKEMRR